A section of the Engystomops pustulosus chromosome 3, aEngPut4.maternal, whole genome shotgun sequence genome encodes:
- the SSR3 gene encoding translocon-associated protein subunit gamma → MAPKGSSKQQSEEDLLLQDFSRNLSAKSSALFYGNAFIVSAIPIWLYWRIWHMDLVQSAVLYSVITLVSTYLVAFAYKNVKFVLKHKVAQKREDAVSREVTRKLSEADNRKMSRKEKDERILWKKNEVADYEATTFSIFYNNTLFLILVIVASFFLLKNFNPTVNYILSISAASGLIALLSTGSK, encoded by the exons ATGGCTCCTAAAGGCAGCAGCAAACAGCAATCCGAGGAAGATCTCCTCCTGCAGGACTTCAGCCGCAACCTCTCCGCCAAATCCTCCGCTCTCTTCTACGGCAACGCCTTCATCGTGTCCGCCATCCCGATCT gGCTATACTGGAGGATATGGCACATGGATCTGGTCCAATCTGCTGTGCTGTACTCTGTCATCACTCTGGTCAGCACCTACCTGGTAGCCTTCGCCtacaagaatgtaaaatttgTTCTTAAACACAA GGTGGCCCAGAAGCGTGAAGATGCCGTCTCACGGGAAGTAACCCGCAAACTATCCGAGGCTGACAATAGGAAGATGTCTCGTAAGGAAAAGGATGAAAG GATCCTTTGGAAGAAAAACGAGGTTGCGGATTACGAGGCTACTACCTTCTCCATTTTCTACAACAACACATTGTTCCTGATTCTGGTCATTGTTGCCTCATTCTTTCTGCTGAAGAACTTCAACCCCACAGT AAACTACATCCTGTCTATAAGTGCTGCTTCTGGCCTTATAGCCCTGCTGTCTACTGGATCAAAGTAA